Genomic window (Pyrus communis chromosome 13, drPyrComm1.1, whole genome shotgun sequence):
ACTCAACTTAACCCCCTGCAGAGTCCGTTTGTCCGAAGACTCACTCGGCATAATTGGTTGTTGTAGGATCATGGCGCTCCCTTTTAAGTTTTTTTGCTTTCTTGGGCTCTAGCATGTGTTGAACCTTTGGTGTACGCTCATTACCCTCGTGTTTCATTCTAGCTTCGCGTCGCTCCCTTTTAACTCCCTTCGTTTTGCTAGGCACAAATGTATCACCAACCTTTGTGTGATAATACACCGTATCTCCAATCTAAACAGAGAGTTTGTCAACAAAAACGATAAAGAAATATTAGTTAGACATTCTTAACATCAGCGTACTGGACAAAATGTACAGTAGAAAAAGACAGCAAGTAGAGAAGAAATGGTTCAGGTCATGTAAACTAACACTCGCCCTCTAGACCACAGAACAACCGCTATATGAAATAATCTATGTTCGCCGTTTACCTTTTGATCTGGGATGTTGATTTTCCCAACCTTGCCCCGCAGTAGGTCCTGTTTAATATTCTTGTCCTGGAAGGAATAAGAGGAATTGCGTTACAGACATGTTACATGCAAAAGAAACCAGAGAAATCAGAAGGAGATCTAGTATTTCAACCTTCTTAGGCTGATTTTTGCCTTCTCTCATTGCTTCTTTCCTTAGGCTTTCATTAGGAAGGCGATGCCGACGAACTACTAAATCCATGGAGGGGCCAACTTCAACTAGCTCCATCCGTGGAACTACTGTGCCAGATTTTTTAAGTCGCAGTGCACATTGAGTAAGAACCACTTTTTTAGAAGATATAGctgtacatacatatacatgatCTAAACCGGCAAGATTTAATTTCTCTACAACCTGCACATATCATTTTTATGCATATATTAACATCCCTCACTAAATTAAAAAACGAGTAACGTGCAACAAAATGGCAGCAGAGATAAACCTCTCCTCGCAACAGATCAAGCAAAACTTCCTTCAAATGTTGCAGCTCTCCTGCGCTTTCAAATCCTTCTCCAATAAAGCAAATGAAAGGTTTCGTCCCCACCCGTGGTGCTAGTTTCTTGTCATATGTAAACGATTCCAATGGTTTGTAGTTTTCAACACCAACCTCTACAAGATCATATACATGGTGATCATAAGTTCTCCCTATGACAAGATTGTCAGGCCGCTTCTTTGAGTGAGAGCCAAACTGCAATATAAGAGCAATTAACAACTTCAAAATTACATTTGAGAAATCGGGAAATAAACACAAACATAAGATACAGTGCCTGATCTTATTTAGGCAGCACAGGGGCTCAGCATTCTAAATAGGGCGAGTCAAGAACTCAGTTCAGAAAATGGGATAAACATCGATCATCATGCATACATTTTGAAAAATGAGTAGATGTAGTTGGAATATATAAAATTCAAGATATAGGCTTGCATTCAAGATAAAGTCCACATCAAAACTAAAAAGGTAAAATGGGACTAACAAGCGGGAAACGAGCatccttggcattccaaaatgAAGGATGATAGATAGAAATAAATACAAATACTTTCATTGGTTGTCAGCTGGTTTTAGTTATTCTGTGTTACGAATTCTGCGTCTGCAATGTCCAAACATATAACTAAACTAGTTTGTCACCTACCAAATCCATTGCAAATGCCACAACAGGATCAAAGAGGCAGGTTCATCATAGAAACATAAACTGAAAAAATCaaagatttttagaacattgaaaGAATAGTAACAAATTGAAACCAAAGATTTCTACCAGAAACGCATTCGTTCTAATGAGCAACTCAAAGAAATAacagaaaacaagcaaacatcttccaaaacgtTCATCAATGCTAGCAAATAAATCCTGTAAAACTAAGCAAATGCTGCAACACTATCGAAATCCAAATAACCTTTCAAATCCAAAACAGAAAACAGTTgcataacacacacacacacacactcatatatatatatatatatatatttatttattcatacacacacacacacacacatatatatatatatatatatatttatttatttatttatcatacacacaaacacacacatatatatttatttattattcatACCAAGCTCACATGAAATCAAATTATTGGAGAAGCAAAATGCTGAAGTAGTTTTATACTTACGACGAAAATGCTGCAATCGGTTTTGTGAGAGAAGAACTCAAGGGAAGTATCACCCCCACTTTCAAAAGGGCTAATATCCTCATTCCTGCGGCTGAATTTCACAGCACTGTCCTTCTTCAAATGGTAAAGGTCCGATAACGCAGAATTAATCACACTGCTCGTCTTCCTACCGTGAAGAATCAACGTCTTCTTCCCCGTCTCAACctttaaaatcatacaaaacccaattgaaaaatcaatacaaaattcGAAAAAACCAATATCCAAGTTGAAAAATCTGAACTTTTGCTTTTGGACACGAGAAAAGTACAAATTTTCCCAAGAAACAAACAGATGAGAGGAACTTACGATCTTGGGGGCACGTTTCTCTAGCTCTCTTCTGGCCCTTCCACTCTTGGGAGTTCTCACTTGCAACAAGGTTGGCTGCGAACCCTCTGGCTCTCTTGTGGCCTTtcctttctgggcagttttcaCAGGCAACATGGTTGACTGCAAAATGTAAAACCCTTTGAGAAATACAGTTGCAGGACTTTGGAAgggaagctagggttttattccAAACCGACGGTGACGACTGTGGGCTCTGATATGATGTCATTAGGGTTTTGTGGGCTCGTATGGACTCGGAAAATTTGCTACTTTACTCGGCCTTCTTCGGCCCATCATTTGTAACCCAGCTTAAGCCCaatctcttttttctctttccctttctctttctGTCGAATCTCAATCGTTCActcatgaaaaaataaaatgtgagaGCGAGAATTTCCGTTGTAGCCTCATAGGTGTTACATAAAGAAATTGTCGTTATGTTGATTAAGAGTATTTGTTTGCATATGAGCCTAAGGTTCTAAATTCGGTTTTTCTGTCATCCAATATAGGTAGTTAGTGTTGtcttttctatttcaatatAACTCAAGCatttaaaatattgaaattataCTAAAGATATTACGTACAACTATTGTAATTTGACGTATGTCATTTTAGCGGCAAATGTTAAGTGTAACCaggtatatataaaaaaaaaaacctattacACAATATAATTTCTTCACCTTATACAAGTTACACATACTTACACATGAGAGTGCTCCTTGATTACCAAATAATATGGTTATACGCTGCCTAAATGTTTCCCCAAAAATTTGTACATGCGTTAATACCCCACCGCCATTGCCACCATGCCTTCACTGCCACTGAAACCACCGTTGTCTCCACCACCGTTGCCCCTTATCATGACCATCACCACTAACATCACACATGATGACCCATCATTATTTTGAATATTGAATATTTAAAACTAGTGGAAATGCCCATTAAATAAGCCATTAAAAAGTTCATTATTTGAATATTAGAAATTTAAAACTAGTTGAAATGGCCATTAAAAGTTCATTATTCATTATTTTGAATGTTGAAAACCTAAAACCAGTGGAAATGCCATATTAAATAAGCCATTAAAAAGTTCATGAGAATCCACGAGAATAcactaaaattcaaaataaaatcctcacaaaatcCATGAATTTCCATAAGTTTATAACTTGCTCACAATcccttaaacttttatttgaatatcatagtttgtaaaatacaaaaaatatgtaaaaaatacGTGAGCATATTATTCGACATTAGAAAGAAAGTTTGAAAAATTCgacctttttaaaattttaatatttatttaaataatataatttttgtttttcaatagtattttaaaaatacgtatataatatacaaattttatgTGC
Coding sequences:
- the LOC137713110 gene encoding ribosome production factor 2 homolog → MLPVKTAQKGKATREPEGSQPTLLQVRTPKSGRARRELEKRAPKIVETGKKTLILHGRKTSSVINSALSDLYHLKKDSAVKFSRRNEDISPFESGGDTSLEFFSHKTDCSIFVFGSHSKKRPDNLVIGRTYDHHVYDLVEVGVENYKPLESFTYDKKLAPRVGTKPFICFIGEGFESAGELQHLKEVLLDLLRGEVVEKLNLAGLDHVYVCTAISSKKVVLTQCALRLKKSGTVVPRMELVEVGPSMDLVVRRHRLPNESLRKEAMREGKNQPKKDKNIKQDLLRGKVGKINIPDQKIGDTVYYHTKVGDTFVPSKTKGVKRERREARMKHEGNERTPKVQHMLEPKKAKKLKRERHDPTTTNYAE